The Fibrobacter sp. UWB5 genomic sequence CTTTATTTCGGTGGACTTGATGCGCATGATGACATCGAGCTTCGCCATGAAGGGCGACCGCGTGCGCACGGTGATTATTGCCGAGGCGGATCGCATGAACGAATCGGCGGCAAACGCCTTCCTCAAGACGCTTGAAGAAGTCCCGCCGGACACGTATTTTATTCTGACGACCAATTCCCGCGAAAAGATGCTCCAGACGATTCGTTCCCGCTGTCTGGCGCTCCACTTGTTGCCGCTCTCCGACGAAGAAGTGAAGTCGGAAGTCTTGCGGGTCGCGGGCGAAGATTTTGATGAATCCTCTTTGACCGACGATGTCATCGGGCTTGCGGTGGGGTCTCCGGGCAAGGCGCTTTACTACGCCGAACATGCCAAGGTCTGGTGCAAACTGGCCGCTGATTTTGTGGTGCATTCCCTGCGCGGGAATTACACCGACTTGTTTATGGAATTGAGCGAAACCTCGCTGAGCGATGCCTACGAAGCGAACCGATTCCTGGAAGTGCTTTCGTTCTTGCTGGCCGACTTGTTGCGTGAACAGGCGGGCGCGCGCTTGCGTATGCCCGAAACGACCACGTCGGTTGGACTTGCGAATTTCCCGCGGGTCGATGCGACTGCGCTGGAACTGGCGCTTGTTGCCGTGCAAGAAACGATGTCTAGAATTGAGTCACGCCGTGTGACGGCGACCATGAGCTTGCAAAGCTTGTCGCTTAAACTGTTCGAGGGCTACAAGTAAATGGCTCTAGAAACGACAGACGTTGAACTGAACGAACGCCTGGCTTCGGCAATGTCGAAGAGCCTGCGCATACCCCATGTGGTGGCGCGCTTCTTGGTGTCTCGTGGCGTCTGTTCTGTGTCCGAGGCGCACCGCATGCTGTGCGGTAACGCGGGCGACGTGCTTGACCCGTTCTTGATGAAGGGAATGGAAGAGGCTGTTGCCTGGCTGCTGGACATTCGCGAAAAGCACGAAAAGGTTTTTGTTTTTGGCGACTACGATTTGGACGGCATGTCGGCCGTGACGCTCATGACGCGTGCCCTGGCCGAGCTTGGCCTGGAATCGGATTGGCGCCTGCCGAACCGCTTTGGCGATGGCTACGGGCTTTCGTCTTCGGCGGTAGAAGAAATGCGCGAGGCGGGCGCCCGCTATGTGATTACGGTCGATACCGGCATTACCGCGAACGCCGAGATTGCACTTGCCAAGAGCTACGGGATGTCGGTGTTGGTCATTGACCACCACCAGCCTTCGGGCGATGGACTCCCGGAATGCGATGTGCTTTTGGACCCGCACCAGGAAGGCGATACTTACCCGAATCCGGAACTTTGCGGCGTGGGCGTTTCGTACAAATTCGTATGCGCCCTGTACTCCAAGCTTTCGATGCCCGAACCGACCAAGTTCCTGGACTTGGTGGCGCTCGGAACGCTTGCCGACTTGGTGTCTATGACGCCCGAGAACCGCGCCTTTACCAAGACTGGTCTCAGGTCTATTGAGCGCAGCCATTGGCCGGGCCTGCAAGAAATGTACAGCAACTTGATGAAGGGCCACGGTAGCGTGGGCGGCATCGATGTCATGTACAAGTTTGCTCCGCTCCTGAATGCACCCGGTCGCATGGAACGCCCGGATCCGGCGCTCAAGCTTTTGCTCAGCCCGAATATGGCGACTGCCAACGCCCTGATGGCGGAACTGCGCGAATGGAACAGCAAGCGCAAGCAGAAAGAAGCTGAAATTACGGAAATGGCTCAGGCCCAGATGACGGCCATGTACGGCGACAATTTGCCGACGGTGATTGTCGTTGCCGGTAACGACTGGCATGTGGGCGTCATCGGAATTGTGGCCGCCAAGCTCGCGCAAGAATACCACCGCCCGACTGCAGTGCTTTCGATTCAGGGCGGCATGGCGCATGCGAGTGCGCGCGCGGTGCCGTGCTTCAACTGGCATAAGGCCTTGTTTGAATCGCGCGAATTGTTTGACCGCTGGGGCGGTCACGCCAACGCGGCGGGCTTCTCGCTTCCGGCCGAAAAAATTGACGAACTCCGCAAGCGCCTGGAAGTTTCTGCGGCAAACCAGAATTACACCGGCACCGAAGAATGCGAAGGCGAGACGGCACCTTGCTCGTATGACATTTGCATCTCGCTCAACGAGTTGATTGTCGAGGCTTCGCAGTACATGGCGCCGAGTGATTACGGTTCTGGCAATAGCGCAAACAAGGGCCAATTGATTTCGATTCTCGACTTTATTGACCTGCTCGAACCTTTCAGCGGAAATTTCCCGTATCCGACCTTCCGTGCCGACAACGTGAAAATCCACCGACTTCGCGAACTCAAGGGCGGACACTTGCAGATGGATATTTCGCAGGCGGGTAGCCGCGTGTATCCGGCCATCGGCTTTGGGCTGCGTAAGTTCAAAAGCCTGCTCAGCAAGCCCGTGTCGGTGATTTTTGAACCCACCTGGAATTATTTTAACGACCGCAAGTCCTTGCAACTTTGCGTCAAGGCCATTGAGCCTTATATTGAACCCAACACCGTAAACGACTAGGATAACTAAAAATGCGCAACTTGCCGATATATTTCATGATTCTGGTTTTTGCGGGAATGCTGTTTGCGCTCTCGAAGGTGCATATCTATACGCCGGTGGTTCTTCCGGCAGAACCGGAGCCCGCCCCTGTGGAACAGGAGGGCTTTACGGGGCGCGTGATCATGCCTTCGCTAGACGATATCTACGTGTTGGAGAATACGGCCGGTCGAGACATCATGCAGTTTGCAAGGTTCTTGAAGGGCCGTGCCGCGGGTCTCCATTTTGCATCGGCCGCCTACTTCAAGGCGAACCAGAAGAACTTGAAAAAGGATTCTCCCCAGGCGATTATGGGAATCAAAATGGCCCTTGATTCCTTGGGTACTTTCTCGCCCGAAATCCTTTTCACCAACGTACACGACGACAATTTTAAAGGCCTGGTGCTTTCGCAAATCCAGACCTATTGGCGCTATCCGCGCAGTGAAAGCGGACGCTTTGTCGTTTGGTTCCCAATCGCTTGGAAAACCGAATACTGATTACTTGCTCTTCAAAATCGCGAGCAGTTCGGCGGTGCGCTTCTCAATCAAGATGAAGGCTTCGAACATGCGGGCTTCGCGCCACTTCACCAAGTACTTGGCCTTCCATTCTTCGGCCACTTCTTCGGGATCTTCATGGTGCGATTCGTTGCGGTACCATTCTTCTTTCTTGATTTCGCGAATCATGTCGCCCATTTCGGCGGCAGGCTGGAGCGAACCCTTGCAGAGCAGGAGTGCGCGCAGGTTATCAAGCAGAATTTCGTCGGACGGATTGTCGGAATCGTCGCGGGCGCAATCCCAAATTTCGCCGCGGTGGCGTTCCGTCCAGCCCATCAGGTGCTTTTCGGTTCTCTGGAGTTCACCCTTGGCGAGCTTTTCTTCGACGGCTTCGCGCGGGTAATAGATGCTGTTCGGGTAGAATTCGATCAT encodes the following:
- a CDS encoding AAA family ATPase; the encoded protein is MIEYTLNGPASQERARIRLMSALRENRFPQAILIDGPAGIGKKRLAMEIAKALQCTDPNMRPCGHCFGCRMADDSGATDGWVVPMESAEAHARSSDDVSAGSKAKTVEDFKKAYIEEIQKNPYRVDVFSTGAFISVDLMRMMTSSFAMKGDRVRTVIIAEADRMNESAANAFLKTLEEVPPDTYFILTTNSREKMLQTIRSRCLALHLLPLSDEEVKSEVLRVAGEDFDESSLTDDVIGLAVGSPGKALYYAEHAKVWCKLAADFVVHSLRGNYTDLFMELSETSLSDAYEANRFLEVLSFLLADLLREQAGARLRMPETTTSVGLANFPRVDATALELALVAVQETMSRIESRRVTATMSLQSLSLKLFEGYK
- the recJ gene encoding single-stranded-DNA-specific exonuclease RecJ → MALETTDVELNERLASAMSKSLRIPHVVARFLVSRGVCSVSEAHRMLCGNAGDVLDPFLMKGMEEAVAWLLDIREKHEKVFVFGDYDLDGMSAVTLMTRALAELGLESDWRLPNRFGDGYGLSSSAVEEMREAGARYVITVDTGITANAEIALAKSYGMSVLVIDHHQPSGDGLPECDVLLDPHQEGDTYPNPELCGVGVSYKFVCALYSKLSMPEPTKFLDLVALGTLADLVSMTPENRAFTKTGLRSIERSHWPGLQEMYSNLMKGHGSVGGIDVMYKFAPLLNAPGRMERPDPALKLLLSPNMATANALMAELREWNSKRKQKEAEITEMAQAQMTAMYGDNLPTVIVVAGNDWHVGVIGIVAAKLAQEYHRPTAVLSIQGGMAHASARAVPCFNWHKALFESRELFDRWGGHANAAGFSLPAEKIDELRKRLEVSAANQNYTGTEECEGETAPCSYDICISLNELIVEASQYMAPSDYGSGNSANKGQLISILDFIDLLEPFSGNFPYPTFRADNVKIHRLRELKGGHLQMDISQAGSRVYPAIGFGLRKFKSLLSKPVSVIFEPTWNYFNDRKSLQLCVKAIEPYIEPNTVND